A region from the Cannabis sativa cultivar Pink pepper isolate KNU-18-1 chromosome 9, ASM2916894v1, whole genome shotgun sequence genome encodes:
- the LOC133031115 gene encoding uncharacterized protein LOC133031115 encodes MVAGGGEDSCGFDGGGPPWRNSLQGHPHCYCGDLAYVWTSSSRANPGRRFFGCPHYENDESRGCDYFCWIDKSHGKRSTDATPGLRNQIKILEEDKKRNENVIRKLIFIIFICLFIIVQLILR; translated from the exons ATGGTGGCTGGTGGTGGAGAAGACTCATGCGGGTTCGATGGGGGTGGTCCGCCTTGGAGAAATTCACTTCAGGGACACCCCCATTGCTACTGTGGTGATCTAGCTTATGTTTGGACTTCTAGTAGTAGAGCAAATCCTGGTCGTCGATTCTTCGGATGTCCACACTAT GAGAACGATGAAAGTCGAGGATGTGATTACTTTTGTTGGATCGATAAATCACATGGTAAGAGAAGTACAGATGCTACACCTGGATTGCGAAACCAAATCAAGATTTTGGAAGAAGATAAGAAACGCAATGAGAAtgttattagaaaattaatttttatcatttttatttgcCTTTTCATCATTGTCCAACTTATATTGCGTTAA